The following proteins are co-located in the Pyrobaculum calidifontis JCM 11548 genome:
- a CDS encoding isopentenyl phosphate kinase, producing MYVVKFGGSAITDKTKPYTYRRGRVAKAAAELRGRQAVLIHGAGSFAHPHVKAFGLTPLGIALTKASLRRLTAYVVEELAEAGVAAMPVEPSDVFWGRELRRVEVLTHALSHGLYPLLHGDIVPSDGGYVVVSGDDMAVEVARLLKPRAVVFLMDVDGIYTAPPGTPGAERIRRIAPGLAVEGAGGVDVTGGVRKKVESGLEIARLGIPVYYCHIEDREALREALDGGHPERCTVVEPIQ from the coding sequence ATGTACGTGGTAAAGTTCGGGGGCTCCGCCATCACCGACAAGACTAAGCCGTATACCTACCGGCGGGGGCGCGTGGCCAAGGCCGCGGCTGAGCTCAGGGGGAGGCAGGCCGTGCTTATCCACGGGGCGGGGTCCTTCGCCCACCCCCACGTGAAGGCCTTCGGCCTCACCCCCCTGGGCATCGCGTTGACAAAGGCCTCTCTGCGGAGGCTCACGGCGTATGTGGTAGAGGAGCTCGCCGAGGCCGGAGTGGCGGCTATGCCAGTGGAGCCGAGCGACGTGTTCTGGGGGAGGGAGCTGAGGCGCGTCGAGGTGTTGACCCACGCCCTCTCCCACGGCCTATACCCACTCCTCCATGGGGACATAGTCCCCTCCGACGGGGGCTACGTGGTAGTCAGTGGAGACGACATGGCGGTAGAAGTGGCGAGGCTCCTCAAGCCGCGGGCCGTGGTCTTCCTAATGGACGTAGACGGCATATACACCGCCCCGCCGGGCACCCCCGGCGCCGAGAGAATACGGAGGATAGCGCCCGGCCTAGCGGTGGAGGGGGCCGGCGGAGTAGACGTGACGGGGGGCGTGAGGAAGAAGGTAGAAAGCGGCCTCGAAATAGCTCGGCTGGGAATTCCCGTATACTACTGCCACATAGAGGACAGAGAGGCGCTTAGAGAGGCCCTAGATGGAGGCCACCCAGAGAGGTGCACAGTGGTGGAGCCTATACAATAA
- a CDS encoding polyprenyl synthetase family protein, translating into MDVVSRLHQKYGAEVEKALVRYLSIGLAEDFREAVLYQVKTGGKRLRPLLTLAAAEAVSGQWRPALPAAAIVELIHNYSLIYDDIIDRGDVRRGLPTVRKAFGDNAAILVGIWYREAIEEAVLDTPKPTLFAKEVAEVIKAIDEGERLDILFEAAGRSDPYFVQARWREVTLDDYIKMVSLKTGALIAAAAKWGVLSVSDDRGLAEAAWNFGMAAGVAFQIIDDVLDIYGDPKKFGKEIGKDIKEHKRGNAVVAVALSHLGEGERRRLLEILAREVVEEADVREAVALLDSVGAREEALRLAARYREEAERHLAKIPNNGTLKELLDFIVAREY; encoded by the coding sequence ATGGACGTCGTAAGTAGACTGCACCAGAAGTACGGCGCAGAGGTTGAAAAGGCGCTTGTGCGCTACCTCTCCATTGGCCTGGCTGAGGACTTTAGAGAGGCGGTGTTGTACCAGGTGAAGACCGGGGGGAAGCGGCTGAGGCCCCTCCTCACCTTGGCGGCGGCTGAGGCCGTGTCTGGGCAGTGGAGGCCGGCCCTCCCCGCGGCGGCTATCGTAGAGCTGATCCACAACTACTCGCTGATTTACGACGACATCATCGACAGGGGCGACGTGAGGCGGGGGTTGCCCACTGTGCGGAAGGCCTTTGGGGACAACGCCGCCATACTCGTCGGGATTTGGTACAGGGAGGCCATTGAGGAGGCCGTCCTCGACACGCCCAAGCCCACGCTCTTTGCCAAAGAGGTGGCGGAGGTGATAAAGGCCATCGACGAGGGGGAGAGGCTGGACATCTTGTTTGAGGCGGCTGGGCGGAGCGACCCCTACTTCGTCCAAGCCAGGTGGAGAGAGGTGACGCTAGACGACTACATCAAAATGGTGTCTCTCAAGACTGGGGCGTTGATCGCGGCTGCGGCCAAGTGGGGCGTCCTCTCAGTGAGCGACGACCGTGGACTTGCCGAAGCCGCGTGGAACTTCGGCATGGCCGCGGGTGTGGCCTTCCAAATAATCGACGACGTGTTGGACATATACGGCGACCCCAAGAAATTCGGCAAAGAAATTGGCAAGGACATAAAGGAGCACAAGAGGGGAAACGCGGTGGTGGCCGTGGCCCTCTCGCATCTGGGGGAGGGGGAGAGGAGGAGGCTCTTGGAGATCTTGGCCAGGGAAGTTGTGGAGGAGGCCGACGTCAGAGAGGCTGTGGCGCTCTTGGACTCGGTAGGCGCGAGAGAGGAGGCGCTGAGGCTGGCGGCGCGGTACAGGGAGGAGGCCGAGAGGCACTTGGCCAAGATCCCCAACAACGGCACGTTGAAAGAGCTGTTGGACTTCATCGTGGCGCGGGAGTATTAA
- a CDS encoding DUF92 domain-containing protein has protein sequence MPSIVALALLALKRGYLTPRGAASAVAVGLAVAAASLSLFAVLTYFFISSSLLTKLRAEWKREMGLKDVSGRSLRQVVGVGTPIAVFSLAYLASGDPRLLTAAATAVAVAAADTWASEVGVAYGGAPRYILAPWRRVDPGTSGGVTPIGAAASAAGALTTALLAHALGLGDAWKIALLGYLGEVIDSVLGASLQVKYLCGSQLSETPRPGCVKRGLLSNETVNLVSGLAVGTLAVLTP, from the coding sequence ATGCCCTCCATAGTGGCCCTCGCCCTTCTCGCCCTCAAGAGGGGCTACCTCACCCCCCGCGGCGCCGCCTCCGCCGTAGCAGTGGGGCTGGCGGTGGCCGCCGCGAGCCTCAGCCTCTTCGCCGTCTTGACCTACTTCTTCATATCCTCGTCGCTGTTGACCAAGCTGAGGGCAGAGTGGAAGAGGGAAATGGGTCTCAAAGACGTCTCTGGCAGGTCTCTGCGCCAAGTCGTCGGCGTGGGGACCCCCATTGCAGTATTCTCCCTGGCATACCTCGCCTCAGGCGACCCGCGCCTCCTCACCGCCGCCGCCACTGCAGTGGCCGTGGCCGCAGCGGACACGTGGGCAAGCGAGGTGGGCGTGGCCTACGGCGGCGCGCCCAGGTACATCCTCGCCCCCTGGAGGAGAGTTGACCCCGGCACGTCGGGCGGCGTTACGCCAATAGGCGCCGCCGCGTCGGCCGCAGGCGCGTTGACCACGGCCCTCCTAGCCCACGCCCTCGGCCTGGGCGACGCGTGGAAAATAGCCCTCCTCGGCTACCTAGGCGAAGTAATAGACAGCGTGCTAGGCGCCTCGCTCCAAGTGAAATACCTCTGCGGCTCTCAGCTCTCCGAGACACCCCGCCCGGGTTGCGTCAAGCGGGGGCTCTTAAGCAACGAGACCGTCAACCTAGTCAGCGGCCTCGCCGTGGGTACCCTCGCCGTTCTAACTCCCTAG
- a CDS encoding S49 family peptidase, translating into MRALWAVSLLALVLAAAALVGWFSLQVSLGEVKAEVGKLGKDVATNLNSLEKRVANISASVDKLLNATRGLEERVSKLEAKKAAEKEIVVVPVDFAIYDYEVDFLVKYVKRLEFDDRVAGVVLLINSPGGAVGATERLYSTIAGLNKTKYAVIAGLGASGAYYTAVAAEKIYATPSSWVGSVGVIALIAPEDYLAEVPDWIYTTGPWKYYGKDLLALYDDVEKTRENFVNAVLKGRGDRLKDLKAVETAEIFRADEALRIGLIDAIGGLWDAVRDMAKELGLKNYTVVDIYERHNATRYTGIVIPLLGGKIDAKTLLRLSPEPIFYIYPGAVQFDGFPNATVPPVQVAVEERRGAPYVVLDMSHGNAVPLPLLEPLAAELVPRGYGIRVANSESELVKLLDNATGLIVVNPTQPFSEEALSAVVNATRRGVRVLYMVDVKSPVFLSYGFIIVFTSYNAPLYVHNLLAYFNATVVHRAVYNDTAAGAKTFTENWQFLHVTDFPNSTLFRGVRRLVLFGATPAFTRAQYRVDVRGAVRGYGPGNYTVAFAVGNFTYVGSVRSFTPYFIQLGDNKKFFSNLVEWLVEPRPIAPPPKKAETTPTYPYYPVPIPPVK; encoded by the coding sequence ATGAGGGCTTTGTGGGCGGTATCTCTCCTGGCGCTCGTACTAGCTGCGGCGGCGTTGGTCGGCTGGTTCTCGCTACAAGTCTCCCTAGGCGAAGTTAAGGCCGAAGTCGGCAAGCTGGGCAAGGATGTAGCCACTAATTTAAACTCCCTTGAGAAGAGAGTTGCAAACATATCGGCCTCTGTGGATAAGCTCCTCAACGCGACGAGGGGGCTTGAGGAGCGTGTGTCTAAGCTTGAGGCCAAGAAGGCGGCTGAGAAGGAGATCGTGGTAGTGCCCGTGGATTTTGCGATTTACGACTATGAGGTAGACTTCCTTGTCAAGTACGTGAAGAGGCTTGAATTCGACGACAGAGTGGCCGGCGTCGTGCTTCTGATAAACTCGCCTGGCGGCGCCGTGGGGGCCACTGAGCGCCTCTACAGCACCATCGCCGGGTTGAATAAGACTAAGTACGCGGTGATCGCTGGGCTGGGCGCCTCGGGGGCCTACTATACGGCGGTGGCGGCTGAGAAGATATACGCCACGCCCTCCAGCTGGGTGGGAAGCGTCGGCGTAATTGCCCTTATAGCGCCCGAGGACTACCTCGCCGAGGTGCCCGACTGGATTTATACCACAGGCCCGTGGAAGTACTACGGCAAAGACCTCCTGGCGCTGTACGACGACGTGGAGAAGACTAGGGAGAACTTCGTCAACGCCGTGCTCAAGGGGAGGGGGGACAGGCTCAAGGATTTGAAGGCGGTTGAGACCGCCGAGATATTTAGAGCTGACGAGGCGCTGAGGATTGGGCTAATAGACGCCATAGGCGGTCTGTGGGACGCGGTGAGGGACATGGCCAAGGAGCTGGGGCTGAAGAACTACACAGTGGTGGACATATATGAGAGGCACAACGCAACGAGGTACACCGGCATAGTCATACCCCTGCTGGGCGGCAAAATAGACGCCAAGACGCTTCTGAGGCTGAGCCCGGAGCCCATCTTCTACATCTACCCAGGCGCCGTGCAGTTCGACGGCTTCCCCAACGCCACAGTGCCGCCGGTGCAGGTGGCGGTGGAGGAGAGGCGCGGGGCGCCCTACGTCGTCCTCGACATGTCTCACGGCAACGCGGTGCCGCTCCCCTTGCTGGAGCCCTTGGCGGCCGAGCTTGTGCCAAGGGGTTACGGGATTAGGGTGGCCAACAGCGAGTCTGAGCTAGTGAAGCTCCTCGACAACGCCACTGGGCTAATAGTGGTAAACCCCACGCAACCCTTCAGCGAGGAGGCCCTCTCGGCGGTGGTCAACGCCACTAGGAGAGGCGTCAGAGTGCTCTACATGGTCGACGTGAAGAGCCCCGTCTTTCTCTCCTACGGGTTCATCATAGTGTTCACGTCGTACAACGCGCCCCTCTACGTGCACAACCTGCTCGCATACTTCAACGCCACGGTGGTCCACAGAGCCGTCTACAACGACACGGCCGCGGGGGCCAAGACCTTTACGGAGAACTGGCAGTTCCTCCATGTCACAGACTTCCCCAACTCCACTCTGTTTAGAGGAGTGCGCCGCCTAGTCCTCTTTGGCGCAACGCCGGCCTTTACGCGGGCCCAGTATAGAGTAGACGTCCGCGGCGCCGTGCGGGGATACGGGCCTGGCAACTACACAGTGGCCTTCGCCGTGGGCAATTTCACATACGTGGGCTCTGTGAGGTCTTTCACGCCGTACTTCATCCAGCTAGGCGACAACAAGAAGTTCTTCTCCAACTTGGTGGAGTGGCTGGTGGAGCCGCGGCCAATAGCCCCGCCGCCTAAAAAGGCTGAAACGACGCCCACATATCCATACTACCCGGTGCCAATTCCGCCAGTCAAATAG
- a CDS encoding citrate synthase/methylcitrate synthase: MAYFPGLEGVVVKETEICHIDLENSKIYYRGYDLEELAERSTFEETAYLLLYGKLPTRGGLEQFKAVLRGNRAPPQHVTAVLQHLPKSAEPIDVLRTGVSAMAHGEDLRDRSPEAELARGVRIMAAMPYIVAAWHRIRTGQQPLSPDADSHAEYFLKALRGSDVSPLEARAMDVMLIIYAEHSMNNSAFTAVTVASTLSDMYAAVTAAIASLKGPLHGGANVDAALMIEEIGDEGNVEKWVDAALAAGRRIPGFGHRLYKRGPDPRLRVLRRLAKELAYAKGDTKYYAIAQRLEEYVTAKLAAKGIYPNTDLYAAVIFKYLGLPVDINLPTFAISRVAGWVAHVVEYRRKNRLIRPTEKYTGPIGLKYVPIEER, from the coding sequence ATGGCCTACTTCCCAGGGCTGGAGGGGGTGGTGGTAAAAGAGACTGAGATCTGCCACATCGACTTGGAGAACTCGAAGATATACTACAGGGGCTACGACTTGGAGGAACTCGCCGAGAGGTCCACCTTTGAGGAGACGGCGTACCTACTGCTCTATGGAAAACTCCCCACCCGCGGCGGGCTTGAGCAGTTCAAGGCCGTGCTGAGGGGCAACAGAGCGCCGCCTCAGCACGTCACCGCCGTACTCCAGCACTTGCCCAAGTCGGCGGAGCCCATAGACGTGTTGAGGACTGGGGTGTCGGCCATGGCACACGGGGAAGATCTCAGGGACAGATCCCCCGAGGCCGAGCTCGCGAGGGGGGTGCGGATTATGGCGGCGATGCCGTACATAGTTGCGGCGTGGCACAGAATTAGGACAGGCCAACAGCCCCTTTCGCCAGACGCCGACAGCCACGCGGAGTACTTCCTAAAGGCCCTAAGGGGTAGCGACGTCTCCCCCCTAGAGGCGAGGGCGATGGACGTCATGTTGATAATATACGCCGAGCACAGCATGAACAACAGCGCCTTCACCGCAGTCACAGTGGCCTCCACTCTCTCCGACATGTACGCCGCTGTGACAGCCGCCATCGCCAGCCTCAAAGGCCCACTACACGGGGGAGCCAACGTGGATGCGGCCCTCATGATAGAGGAGATAGGCGACGAGGGGAACGTGGAGAAGTGGGTAGACGCCGCGCTGGCCGCCGGGAGGAGGATACCCGGCTTCGGCCACAGGCTGTACAAGAGGGGGCCCGACCCGCGGCTGAGGGTATTGCGAAGACTCGCCAAGGAGCTAGCCTACGCCAAGGGAGACACCAAGTACTACGCCATTGCCCAGAGACTTGAGGAGTACGTCACGGCAAAGCTCGCCGCCAAGGGCATATACCCCAACACAGACCTCTACGCCGCGGTGATATTCAAATACCTAGGCCTCCCCGTGGACATAAACCTCCCCACCTTCGCCATATCCAGAGTAGCCGGCTGGGTGGCACACGTCGTGGAGTACAGGAGGAAGAACAGGCTGATACGCCCCACCGAGAAGTACACAGGCCCCATAGGGCTGAAATACGTGCCAATAGAAGAACGCTGA
- a CDS encoding acetate--CoA ligase, which produces MRSFFPNYELSLKDPETYWRRVLEASAEDIYWAKWPDKIFEWEPPKPFKWFVGGYTNAGFSAVSYKIRKYRDKPAYIYYSPELGVERKITYWELYQLVCDYAAALRAAGVRKGDRVMVYMPNSIEAVAVILAAARIGAISTTVFAGFSPKAVADRIELTEPKIIFTQDYSLRRGRRVPLKENIDEALKISPWRPEKVVVKRALPEAEVAMEKGRDLTLDEFLELGKYTDCSPVFLEANEPLFIMPTSGTTAKPKPVVHVHGGYQVWIWHGAKLVYGLEPGDVVFNTSDIGWIVGQSYIVFAPLIIGATSILFDGAIDYPRPDVFWEVVEKYRPTLIWTSPTAARLLMRLGVEQARKHDLSSVRRVVTAGEVLNPEVWRWLYEDVFQRRVPVIDHMWQTETGGPIFGYPYALVKDMGYGMEYVKIKPGSAGQPLPGVEFEIVDEKGNPLPPMHKGIVVIKRPFPGLTPTLWKDHERYLKDYWQRFEGRLVYYTGDAAHVDEEGYIWFGGRADEVIKIAGHRIGTIEVESALLTHPAVAEAAVVGVPDPLRGEAIAAFVVLKPGWRPTEELKRELIEHVRRTFGPIAVFAGVEFVNMLPKTRSGKIMRRVLKRVWTGEPIGDISTIEEEASVEEVKEAVSRMKILAETSRE; this is translated from the coding sequence ATGAGAAGCTTCTTCCCTAACTACGAGCTGTCGCTGAAAGACCCAGAGACCTACTGGCGGCGGGTGTTGGAGGCCTCGGCCGAGGACATATACTGGGCTAAGTGGCCTGACAAAATTTTTGAGTGGGAGCCGCCTAAGCCGTTTAAGTGGTTTGTGGGCGGGTACACAAACGCGGGCTTCAGCGCCGTGTCTTACAAGATTAGGAAGTACCGCGACAAGCCCGCCTACATCTACTACAGCCCAGAGCTCGGCGTAGAGAGAAAAATAACCTACTGGGAGCTCTACCAGCTCGTCTGCGACTACGCCGCGGCTCTAAGGGCCGCTGGCGTGAGGAAGGGGGATAGAGTGATGGTGTACATGCCGAACTCTATCGAGGCGGTGGCGGTTATACTGGCGGCGGCGAGAATAGGCGCGATTTCTACGACGGTCTTCGCGGGCTTTTCGCCCAAGGCTGTGGCCGACAGGATAGAGCTCACCGAGCCTAAGATAATATTTACCCAGGACTATTCGCTTAGGCGTGGGCGTAGGGTGCCGCTGAAGGAGAACATTGACGAGGCTTTGAAGATTTCGCCGTGGCGGCCCGAGAAGGTGGTGGTAAAGAGGGCGCTTCCCGAGGCGGAGGTGGCCATGGAGAAGGGCAGAGATTTGACTCTCGACGAGTTTCTCGAGTTGGGCAAGTACACGGACTGTAGCCCCGTGTTTCTCGAGGCCAACGAACCCCTCTTCATAATGCCTACGTCTGGCACCACCGCTAAGCCGAAGCCTGTGGTGCACGTGCACGGGGGGTACCAAGTGTGGATTTGGCACGGCGCAAAGCTCGTCTATGGGCTAGAGCCGGGGGACGTGGTCTTCAACACGTCGGACATTGGGTGGATTGTGGGGCAGAGCTACATAGTCTTCGCCCCGCTGATAATCGGCGCCACGTCTATACTCTTCGACGGGGCAATAGACTACCCGCGGCCCGACGTGTTCTGGGAAGTGGTGGAGAAGTACCGGCCCACTCTCATCTGGACGTCTCCCACGGCAGCTAGGCTTTTGATGCGGCTCGGAGTAGAGCAGGCAAGGAAGCACGACTTGAGCAGCGTGAGGCGAGTCGTGACCGCGGGGGAGGTATTGAACCCGGAGGTGTGGCGGTGGCTGTACGAGGACGTCTTCCAGAGGAGGGTGCCCGTGATTGACCACATGTGGCAGACCGAGACTGGGGGGCCCATCTTCGGGTACCCATACGCCCTTGTAAAAGATATGGGATACGGCATGGAGTATGTGAAAATTAAGCCCGGCTCCGCGGGGCAACCCCTCCCCGGTGTGGAGTTCGAGATAGTGGACGAGAAGGGCAATCCGCTACCGCCGATGCATAAGGGGATTGTGGTAATAAAGCGCCCCTTCCCGGGGCTCACGCCCACTCTGTGGAAGGACCACGAGAGGTATCTAAAGGACTACTGGCAGAGGTTCGAGGGAAGGCTGGTCTACTACACCGGCGACGCGGCGCATGTGGACGAGGAGGGCTACATATGGTTTGGCGGGAGAGCAGACGAGGTTATAAAAATCGCGGGGCACCGCATAGGCACTATAGAGGTTGAGTCGGCCCTCTTGACACACCCCGCGGTGGCTGAGGCGGCTGTGGTGGGCGTGCCCGACCCCCTGAGGGGGGAGGCCATCGCCGCCTTTGTGGTGCTAAAGCCGGGCTGGCGCCCCACAGAGGAGCTCAAGAGAGAGTTGATAGAACACGTGCGGAGGACCTTTGGCCCAATAGCCGTCTTCGCTGGGGTAGAGTTCGTCAACATGTTGCCCAAGACGCGGTCTGGCAAAATCATGAGGAGAGTGCTTAAGAGGGTGTGGACCGGCGAGCCCATAGGCGACATATCCACCATAGAGGAGGAGGCGTCTGTGGAAGAGGTAAAAGAGGCGGTGTCAAGGATGAAAATATTAGCCGAGACGAGCAGGGAGTAG
- the sixA gene encoding phosphohistidine phosphatase SixA, with product MIYLVQHGKAFDERVDPERSLTPEGIEESRRVATHLAKVGVKVAVVYHSGKKRARQTAEIFAQVLGARAEEKDGLNPNDDPAIWAERLSTLDEVMIVGHLPHLSRLASLLVVGNTEVPIVEFRYSGVVALTRTPKWVVKWLLTPDILP from the coding sequence ATGATATACCTAGTTCAACACGGCAAAGCCTTCGACGAGAGAGTTGACCCAGAGCGTAGCTTGACGCCGGAGGGCATTGAAGAGAGCAGGCGGGTGGCAACGCATTTGGCGAAGGTGGGGGTGAAAGTGGCCGTTGTGTATCACAGCGGGAAAAAGAGAGCTCGGCAGACTGCGGAAATCTTCGCCCAAGTACTGGGGGCGAGGGCAGAGGAGAAAGACGGGCTAAATCCAAACGACGACCCTGCCATTTGGGCCGAGAGGCTTAGCACCCTCGACGAAGTGATGATCGTCGGCCATCTGCCCCACCTCTCCCGCCTGGCGTCGCTCCTCGTGGTTGGCAACACAGAGGTGCCCATAGTCGAGTTTAGATACTCCGGCGTAGTCGCGCTGACGCGTACGCCGAAGTGGGTAGTCAAGTGGCTTCTTACGCCTGACATTTTGCCCTAG
- a CDS encoding MoaD/ThiS family protein, with protein sequence MRVTVKIFGPKYFGLPQYDVVTHVFDLPDGATVGDVVDLLEKMYPGLRGRILRGEEIIPMHDIWVNGRSIQFLQGLATRLKDGDVVQLVPPFGG encoded by the coding sequence GTGCGCGTCACTGTAAAAATATTTGGGCCCAAGTACTTTGGTCTGCCGCAGTACGACGTTGTAACACACGTCTTTGATCTCCCAGACGGGGCCACGGTGGGGGACGTGGTAGACCTTTTGGAGAAGATGTACCCAGGGCTTAGGGGGAGGATTCTGAGGGGCGAGGAGATAATCCCTATGCACGACATATGGGTCAACGGGCGCTCTATCCAGTTTCTCCAAGGCCTCGCCACGAGGCTAAAAGACGGCGATGTTGTACAACTGGTGCCCCCCTTCGGCGGCTAG
- a CDS encoding MBL fold metallo-hydrolase produces MYFSRIKVPLPGMELGHVNVYVVKCGDGFGLVDVGLATYEAALALLRGLKAIGIKPQEVAKVFLTHFHADHITLAQFLAEVASPDFYIGAEELGWAAPSFDELAKMYAEEYKRHGAPPEVYEAYLKLHPMSRYRRAFEDVWKLPWRGVRDGEELDCGLRAVHTPGHTPGHTVYMSQGAVFTGDHVLPKITPNISWYPKPGFNPLKEYLSSLRKTRLEARGLPAHGEEIPNLADRVDQLIQHHEERLAEVLSVLKEPMTTYEVAKRITWDAGPFDQFDVYNKMFAVGEAYSHLLYLEEMGKVRRIEGEVVRWAPA; encoded by the coding sequence ATGTATTTTTCGAGGATAAAGGTCCCCCTGCCCGGCATGGAGCTCGGCCATGTCAACGTCTACGTGGTGAAGTGCGGCGACGGGTTTGGGCTTGTAGACGTGGGCCTTGCCACCTACGAGGCGGCGCTGGCCCTTTTGAGGGGGCTTAAGGCCATTGGGATAAAGCCGCAGGAGGTTGCCAAGGTCTTTCTCACGCACTTCCACGCCGACCACATAACTCTCGCCCAGTTCTTGGCGGAGGTGGCCTCGCCCGACTTCTACATAGGGGCAGAGGAGTTGGGATGGGCGGCCCCCTCCTTCGACGAGTTGGCCAAGATGTACGCCGAGGAGTACAAGAGGCACGGCGCGCCGCCTGAGGTCTACGAGGCCTACCTCAAGCTCCACCCCATGTCTAGGTACCGGAGGGCGTTTGAAGACGTGTGGAAGTTGCCCTGGCGGGGAGTCCGCGACGGCGAGGAGCTGGACTGCGGCCTGAGGGCGGTGCACACCCCCGGGCACACCCCAGGCCACACGGTGTACATGTCCCAGGGCGCCGTCTTCACCGGCGACCACGTACTGCCCAAGATTACCCCGAACATTTCGTGGTACCCCAAGCCCGGCTTTAACCCCCTAAAGGAGTACTTGTCCAGCCTACGCAAGACTAGGCTGGAGGCGAGGGGCCTCCCAGCGCACGGCGAGGAGATCCCAAATCTGGCGGACAGAGTAGACCAGCTTATTCAACACCACGAAGAACGCTTGGCCGAAGTGCTGTCGGTCTTAAAGGAGCCCATGACCACCTACGAAGTGGCCAAGAGGATAACTTGGGATGCAGGGCCCTTCGACCAATTCGACGTGTATAATAAAATGTTCGCCGTGGGAGAGGCGTACAGCCACCTGCTCTACCTAGAGGAGATGGGGAAGGTGCGGCGGATTGAGGGCGAAGTGGTGCGCTGGGCGCCGGCCTAG
- the sfsA gene encoding DNA/RNA nuclease SfsA, with protein MHFPLPQPDVSATFKRRLNRFLGVAEVEGEEALVHIHDPGRLAELLFPGSTVWLRKKAGGKAPYYLLAVELPEELVLVDSAMHNKIATWLVEEGHVFKGYSVAKTEPSYGRGRFDLLLRRPDGGLALVEVKGVTLEVGGVALFPDAPTARGARHMEELARAAAEGYEAHVLFLVLRRRARLFSPNWALDAKFAEALAKAADAGVKISAVKLEMFKWGLKFAGELPVKLR; from the coding sequence ATGCATTTCCCGCTCCCCCAGCCAGACGTCTCTGCGACATTCAAACGCCGCCTCAACAGATTCCTCGGCGTGGCAGAGGTGGAGGGGGAAGAGGCGCTCGTCCACATCCACGACCCCGGCCGCCTGGCCGAGCTGTTGTTCCCCGGCTCCACCGTGTGGCTTAGGAAGAAGGCGGGGGGAAAGGCCCCCTACTACCTCCTCGCCGTGGAGTTGCCGGAGGAGCTCGTCCTCGTGGACTCAGCGATGCACAACAAGATAGCCACGTGGCTCGTGGAGGAGGGGCACGTGTTTAAGGGGTACTCCGTGGCGAAGACCGAGCCCTCCTACGGCAGAGGGCGCTTCGACCTACTACTGAGGAGGCCCGATGGGGGGCTGGCCTTGGTGGAGGTTAAGGGTGTCACGCTTGAGGTGGGCGGAGTCGCGCTTTTCCCCGACGCGCCGACGGCGAGGGGAGCTCGGCACATGGAGGAGCTCGCGAGGGCCGCGGCGGAGGGCTACGAGGCCCATGTCCTCTTCCTAGTGCTCAGGAGGAGGGCCCGCCTCTTTTCGCCCAACTGGGCGCTAGACGCCAAGTTCGCAGAGGCCTTGGCCAAGGCGGCTGACGCGGGAGTGAAAATCTCCGCGGTTAAGCTGGAGATGTTCAAGTGGGGGTTGAAATTCGCGGGGGAGCTACCCGTTAAGCTTAGATAA
- a CDS encoding DUF1028 domain-containing protein, with the protein MTFSIVASDGVDVGVAVASKFVAVGAVVPHAEAGVGAVATQCYANPRLGRVILALLQHRSPREALEKALAQDAEREIRQVGVVNARGEAYVHTGGKCPYYAGHIVGNGYAALGNILAGPEVLEAMAKAFETKRGELVDKLLAALEAGDRAGGDRRGRQSAALLVLRPGGGYLGLSDTYVDIRVDDHPNPVEELKRIFHIWELTLLQREDPSDVVSKRDVAAEVQRALKKLGFYRGEVTGVWDEATEEAFRDWAGYENFENKIRDDDKIWGTVYRYLLSKLNG; encoded by the coding sequence GTGACCTTCTCCATAGTGGCAAGCGACGGCGTCGACGTAGGCGTGGCTGTGGCGTCTAAATTCGTCGCAGTGGGTGCCGTGGTGCCGCACGCAGAGGCCGGCGTAGGCGCCGTGGCCACGCAGTGTTATGCAAACCCCAGGCTTGGGAGAGTAATACTCGCGCTCCTCCAACACCGCTCCCCGAGGGAGGCGTTGGAAAAGGCCTTGGCGCAAGACGCCGAGAGGGAGATCAGGCAGGTCGGGGTAGTCAACGCCAGAGGCGAGGCGTACGTCCACACTGGGGGCAAGTGTCCGTACTACGCTGGGCACATCGTGGGCAACGGATACGCGGCGCTGGGGAACATACTGGCGGGGCCCGAGGTGTTGGAGGCCATGGCCAAGGCCTTTGAGACAAAGAGGGGGGAGCTGGTGGACAAGCTCTTGGCGGCTCTAGAGGCTGGGGACAGGGCCGGCGGAGACCGCAGAGGGAGGCAGTCAGCCGCTTTGCTTGTGCTCAGGCCCGGCGGGGGATACCTCGGCTTGTCAGACACCTACGTGGACATTAGGGTAGACGACCACCCAAACCCGGTGGAAGAGCTGAAGAGAATCTTCCACATTTGGGAGCTCACTCTACTGCAAAGGGAGGACCCCAGCGACGTTGTGTCAAAGAGAGATGTGGCGGCGGAGGTGCAGAGGGCTTTGAAAAAGCTAGGCTTCTACAGGGGCGAGGTGACCGGCGTCTGGGACGAGGCCACAGAGGAGGCGTTTAGGGACTGGGCGGGCTATGAGAACTTTGAAAACAAGATACGCGACGACGACAAGATTTGGGGCACAGTCTACCGCTACCTCTTATCTAAGCTTAACGGGTAG